Sequence from the Malaciobacter pacificus genome:
AGATGAAGCTTCTGTTATTAGAGATGTTATCAATGCTAAAGGTAAAGCTGAATTCTTAACTTCAAATAGTGTTGCATATGTAGCTGATATTACAGCAATGCCAAGTCTAATTACTAAATTTTTTGCTATGCCAAAAATGAAAAAATATGAGTTCCCAATTCTATTTATTGATGAAGAAAATAAAGATATTTTCCCAGTAAAAGAAGAGATGATTTCAGTTATTTCTGTAGAAAATGGTAAAGTAACTGATATTAAATATGTTAAAACTGCTGAGGAACTAACAGCACTATTTTAATTAACCAAAACTAGCATTCGTGCTAGTGGTTAGCTAAAACCTTTTGAAAAGCTTCTATAATAGCTAAACTTTCTAGGTCTTTTATTTTTGATTCTAAAGAGTCAACTGTTTCATTATCATCAAGCTCAAGCTCTTTTGTAAGAATAATTTCTCCATCATCATAAACTTCATTTACAAAATGGATTGTTACACCTGATTTTTTCTCACCATTTTTTATAATAGCTTCATGTACATTTCTTCCATACATTCCTTTACCACCATAAGATGAAGGTAAAAGCGCAGGATGAGTATTTATTATTTTATTATGATATGCTGCAATTAGTTTTGATTCTATTTTTTTCATGTATCCTGATAAAAATACATAATCACAACCAAACTCTAAAAGTAACCTAGTAATTTTATCATCAATGTCCTGACCCGGATATCTTTTATCATTGATAATGAAGTTTGGAATATCGTATTTCTCAGCTTTTTCTAGTACTTTTGCATTTGTATTATTAGTAATCACTACAACTATTTGAGCATCAATTTTTTTATCATTAATTGCTTTTTGTAATGTTTCAAATCCACTTCCATTATAAGAAGCTAATATTCCTATTTTAATCATAATCTATCCTATTTTTAAAGCTTGCAATTATATCTATTTTAAAATTAGTTTACAACCTTTG
This genomic interval carries:
- the purN gene encoding phosphoribosylglycinamide formyltransferase produces the protein MIKIGILASYNGSGFETLQKAINDKKIDAQIVVVITNNTNAKVLEKAEKYDIPNFIINDKRYPGQDIDDKITRLLLEFGCDYVFLSGYMKKIESKLIAAYHNKIINTHPALLPSSYGGKGMYGRNVHEAIIKNGEKKSGVTIHFVNEVYDDGEIILTKELELDDNETVDSLESKIKDLESLAIIEAFQKVLANH